A part of Magnetospirillum sp. ME-1 genomic DNA contains:
- a CDS encoding 3-hydroxybutyrate dehydrogenase, producing MLNGKRALVTGSTSGIGLGIARALAAQGASVMLNGFGDAAEIEALRAGLAKEFGVTVLYNGADLSKPDGAGDLVRDAESRLGGVDILVNNAGIQHVAPVEDFPLDRWDAVIAINLTSVFQAIHAAMPGMKARGWGRIINVASAHGLVASVNKAAYVASKHGVIGLTKVVGLETAEIDITCNAICPGWVLTPLVQKQIDARAQALGVPVEQAGRDLLAEKQPSKTFTTPEQLGDLAVFLCSPAAANMTGTALSMDGGWTAQ from the coding sequence ATGTTGAATGGCAAGCGGGCCCTGGTCACCGGGTCCACCAGCGGCATCGGCCTCGGCATCGCCCGCGCCCTGGCGGCGCAGGGCGCCTCGGTGATGCTCAACGGCTTTGGCGACGCGGCCGAGATCGAGGCGCTGCGCGCCGGTCTCGCCAAGGAATTCGGGGTCACCGTGCTCTATAACGGCGCCGACCTCTCCAAGCCCGATGGCGCCGGCGATCTGGTCCGTGATGCCGAATCCCGGCTGGGCGGCGTCGATATTCTGGTCAACAATGCCGGCATCCAGCACGTGGCGCCGGTCGAGGACTTCCCGCTGGACCGCTGGGACGCGGTGATCGCCATCAACCTCACCTCGGTGTTCCAGGCCATCCACGCCGCCATGCCCGGCATGAAGGCGCGGGGCTGGGGCCGCATCATCAACGTCGCCTCGGCCCACGGGCTGGTGGCTTCGGTCAACAAGGCCGCCTATGTGGCATCCAAGCACGGGGTGATCGGCCTGACCAAGGTGGTGGGGCTGGAAACCGCCGAGATCGACATCACCTGCAACGCCATCTGTCCCGGCTGGGTGCTCACCCCCCTGGTGCAAAAGCAGATCGATGCCCGCGCCCAGGCCCTGGGCGTGCCGGTGGAGCAGGCGGGCCGCGACCTGCTGGCCGAGAAGCAGCCGTCCAAGACCTTCACCACCCCGGAACAACTGGGCGACCTGGCGGTGTTCCTGTGTTCCCCGGCCGCCGCCAACATGACCGGTACGGCGCTTTCCATGGACGGCGGCTGGACGGCGCAATGA
- a CDS encoding DUF1192 domain-containing protein produces the protein MDADDLEPRKKPQALKNLDPMSIDELRDYIADLKGEIARVEQAITAKQAVKAGAEAFFKR, from the coding sequence ATGGACGCCGACGACCTGGAACCGCGCAAGAAGCCCCAAGCCTTAAAAAATCTCGATCCCATGTCCATCGATGAACTGCGCGATTACATCGCCGATCTCAAGGGAGAGATCGCCCGCGTCGAGCAGGCCATCACCGCCAAGCAGGCGGTGAAGGCCGGAGCCGAGGCATTCTTCAAGCGGTAA